In a genomic window of Deinococcus metalli:
- a CDS encoding EF-Tu C-terminal domain-related protein has translation ELIKPIAMEEGLRFAIREGGRTVGAGVVSKVIQ, from the coding sequence TCGAACTCATCAAGCCCATCGCCATGGAAGAGGGTCTGCGCTTCGCCATCCGCGAAGGTGGCCGCACCGTCGGCGCCGGCGTCGTCTCCAAGGTCATTCAGTAA